The Halomonas sp. 7T genome contains a region encoding:
- the sbcB gene encoding exodeoxyribonuclease I, whose protein sequence is MAPPNAAPVSFLWHDYETFGADPRRDRPAQFAALRTDADLNEISEPIELYCKPADDYLPHPAACLITGITPQKAQRKGLPEAEFAAQVQGYMSEPGTCVVGYNSLRFDDEVSRHLFYRNLLDPYAREWQNGNSRWDLIDVVRAFYALRPAGIEWPLRDDGAPSFKLEDLTAANGIAHEGAHDAVADVRATIALARLLKSRNPKLFDYLLGLRGKRAVAKQLDLPSAKPVLHISRRYPASRGCSALVVPLAEHPSNPNGVIVYDLSVDPSELLSMSAEQIRERVFVSQQDLSEGETRIPLKVIHINRCPVVFPASALKDVEGPQKGAYGVIVERLGLDVEACRRHWKTLRDASGVAQKVAEVFSAPYEDAPHDPDLMLYSGSFFSAADRQQMERVMAMEPWDLVGQRFAFQDPRLEEMLFRYRARSYPETLEGEEREQWEAFRWMRINDPAIAGFTLKSFAREIERYNQQSLTERERQILEELVMYVEAMMPAQAFDA, encoded by the coding sequence ATGAGACATTCGGAGCCGACCCTCGTCGTGACCGGCCCGCTCAGTTTGCGGCGCTGCGCACCGATGCTGACCTGAATGAAATCAGTGAGCCAATAGAGCTTTACTGCAAGCCTGCCGACGATTACCTGCCGCATCCGGCTGCCTGTTTAATCACTGGTATTACGCCTCAAAAAGCCCAGCGCAAAGGCCTTCCCGAGGCTGAGTTTGCCGCGCAGGTTCAAGGGTATATGAGTGAGCCGGGAACCTGTGTGGTGGGCTACAACAGCCTGCGGTTTGATGATGAGGTTTCTCGCCACTTGTTTTACCGTAATTTGCTTGATCCTTACGCACGGGAGTGGCAAAACGGCAATTCCCGCTGGGATTTGATTGATGTCGTGCGCGCTTTTTATGCGCTGCGACCCGCAGGCATTGAGTGGCCGTTACGGGACGACGGCGCCCCCAGTTTTAAGCTTGAGGATCTAACGGCGGCAAATGGTATCGCCCATGAGGGCGCCCACGATGCGGTTGCCGATGTGCGCGCAACGATTGCCTTAGCGCGGCTGTTAAAATCGCGTAACCCCAAGCTGTTTGATTATTTACTCGGGCTTAGGGGTAAGCGTGCTGTTGCAAAGCAGCTCGATTTGCCCAGTGCTAAGCCGGTTTTACATATTTCTCGCCGCTACCCGGCTAGCCGTGGCTGCAGCGCCTTGGTAGTGCCGCTGGCTGAACACCCTTCTAACCCTAATGGCGTGATTGTTTACGACCTAAGCGTTGATCCCAGCGAGCTGCTTTCCATGAGCGCTGAGCAGATTCGTGAGCGGGTATTTGTTAGCCAGCAGGATCTTTCTGAGGGCGAAACACGTATTCCGCTGAAGGTTATCCATATCAACCGCTGCCCGGTGGTGTTTCCAGCGTCGGCGCTAAAAGATGTCGAAGGCCCGCAGAAAGGCGCATATGGCGTTATTGTTGAGCGTTTAGGACTGGATGTGGAGGCTTGCCGCCGCCATTGGAAAACCCTTCGCGACGCGAGCGGCGTGGCGCAGAAAGTGGCCGAGGTGTTCAGTGCACCTTACGAGGATGCGCCGCACGACCCTGACCTGATGCTCTATTCGGGCAGTTTTTTCTCTGCGGCAGACCGCCAACAAATGGAGCGGGTGATGGCGATGGAGCCTTGGGACTTGGTAGGCCAGCGTTTTGCTTTCCAAGATCCCCGCTTGGAGGAGATGCTATTTCGCTATCGCGCACGAAGCTACCCGGAAACCTTGGAAGGTGAGGAGCGCGAGCAGTGGGAAGCGTTTCGCTGGATGCGTATCAATGACCCGGCCATTGCAGGCTTTACACTGAAATCCTTTGCGCGGGAAATTGAGCGCTATAATCAGCAGTCGCTGACAGAGCGCGAGCGCCAGATACTCGAAGAATTGGTGATGTACGTTGAGGCAATGATGCCAGCCCAGGCGTTCGACGCCTGA